The Epinephelus lanceolatus isolate andai-2023 chromosome 11, ASM4190304v1, whole genome shotgun sequence genome window below encodes:
- the LOC117267768 gene encoding RING finger protein 145-like encodes MAVKDRVEAVLNVGLRVPSIMLLDVLYRWDVSSFFQKIQRSSLSNNPLFQYKYLALYLHYVGYILSLVLLTLPRQHLVKLYLYVLTALLLFAGHQVSRDYVRSELESGHEGPVYLEPLSMNRFTTALIGQLVVCTLCSCVMQTKRIWLFSAHLLPLVARLCLVPLETIVFINKFSMIFTGLEVIYFLASNLLVPYNLAKTAYRELAQVVEVYGLLALGMSLWNQLVLPVLFMCFWLLLFALQIYSYFSTRDQPTSRERLLFLFLTSIAECCSTPYSLLGLVFTVSFIALGVLTLCKFYLQGYRAFMNDNTMHRGMTEGITLLILAVQTGLIELQVIHRAFLLSIILFIVVASILQSMLEIADPIVLALGASRDKSLWKHFRAVSLCLFLLIFPAYMAYMICQFFHMDFWLLIIISSSILTSLQVLGTLLIYVLFMVEEFRKAPVENMDEVIYCVNGTYRLLEFLVAVCVVCYGVSETVFGEWSVMGSTIILVHSYYNVWLRAQLGWQSFLLRRDAVNKIKSLPTASNTQLEQYNDICAICYQDMSSAVITPCSHFFHAGCLKKWLYVQETCPLCHSQLKSQSPTTTAPNQDAPAANQNPAGQEEAASNEKQEDDTPPDDRKKEETGKQEGDDGPAVSAGETSSSSSDVPSTPHHLAKTPAASSSFSSSSSSPLVTESQSQLLTDHPSSSSFSSSNTSDMHPSPLSLSHPSSSSQPMVQAEVTPAEPEPAPKENPGFLLDSPTASTGPSSQFDQPTSHSEEQSPLPCIL; translated from the exons ATGGCAGTGAAGGACCGTGTCGAGGCGGTGCTCAATGTGGGTCTGCGTGTTCCCAGCATCATGCTGCTGGATGTCTTGTACCGCTGGGATGTCAGCTCCTTCTTCCAGAAGATCCAGCGCTCCAGCCTCTCCAACAACCCCCTGTTCCAGTACAAATACCTGGCACTTTACCTGCACTACGTAG GTTACATCCTGAGCTTGGTGCTCCTGACTCTGCCTCGTCAGCACCTGGTTAAACTCTATCTGTACGTCCTTACGgccctgctgctgtttgctggTCATCAAGTCTCAAG GGATTATGTCCGCAGCGAACTGGAGTCTGGCCATGAAGGACCTGTCTACCTTGAACCTCTCTCCATGAACAGATTCACCACTGCACTCATAG GTCAGCTGGTGGTGTGTACACTATGTTCCTGTGTGATGCAGACCAAGAGGATTTGGCTCTTCTCTGCTCACCTCCTCCCTCTGGTGGCCAGACTGTGTCTGGTCCCACTGGAGACCATCGTCTTCATCAATAAGTTCTCCATGATCTTCACAGGCCTCGAGGTCATTTACTTCCTGGCTTCTAACTTGTTGGTACCATACAACCTGGCCAAAACTGCCTACAGGGAGCTGGCTCAG GTGGTGGAAGTGTACGGGCTGCTAGCTTTGGGTATGTCTCTGTGGAACCAGCTGGTCCTCCCAGTTCTCTTCATGTGTTTCTGGCTACTGCTGTTCGCATTGCAGATCTACTCCTACTTCAGCACCAGAGACCAGCCTACCTCAAGGGAGaggcttcttttcctttttcttacCAG TATTGCAGAATGTTGCAGTACCCCATACTCCCTGCTGGGTCTGGTTTTCACTGTATCCTTCATTGCTTTGGGAGTTCTCACACTCTGCAAGTTCTACCTGCAAGGTTACAGAGCCTTTATGAATGACAACACCATGCACAG GGGGATGACAGAAGGCATCACCCTGCTGATCCTCGCTGTCCAGACCGGCCTCATCGAGCTTCAGGTCATCCACCGAgccttcctcctctccatcatcCTCTTCATCGTTGTTGCTTCCATCCTGCAGTCCATGCTGGAGATAGCTGACCCCATAGTCCTGGCCCTGGGAGCATCCAGAGACAA GAGTTTGTGGAAGCACTTCAgagctgtgtctctgtgtcttttccTGCTGATCTTTCCAGCCTACATGGCCTATATGATCTGTCAGTTCTTCCATATGGACTTCTGGCTACTCAtcatcatctcctcctccatcctcacGTCACTGCAG GTCCTTGGCACTCTGCTGATCTACGTTCTCTTCATGGTGGAGGAGTTTCGAAAGGCTCCAGTGGAGAACATGGATGAAGTTATCTACTGTGTCAACGGGACCTACAGATTGCTGGAGTTCCTG GTTGCAGTGTGCGTGGTGTGCTACGGCGTGTCAGAGACAGTATTTGGGGAGTGGAGTGTGATGGGCAGCACCATCATCCTGGTCCATTCGTACTATAATGTCTGGCTCCGAGCCCAGCTGGGCTGGCAGAGCTTCCTGCTCAGGAGAGATGCTGTAAACAAGATCAAAAGCCTCCCCACGGCCAGCAACACACAGCTGGAGCAGTATAACGACATCTGTGCTATCTGCTACCAG GACATGAGCAGTGCTGTGATCACTCCATGCAGTCATTTCTTCCACGCTGGCTGTCTGAAGAAATGGCTTTATGTCCAGGAGACATGTCCCCTCTGTCACTCGCAACTCAAGAGCCAATCGCCAACCACCACTGCCCCCAACCAAGACgcccctgcagccaatcagaacccTGCAGGGCAGGAAGAAGCCGCATCCAATGAGAAGCAGGAAGATGACACTCCTCCAGACGataggaagaaggaggaaacgGGAAAGCAGGAGGGAGATGATGGACCTGCCGTGTCAGCTGGAGAaacctcctcctcgtcctctgaTGTGCCCTCGACTCCTCATCACTTGGCCAAGACTCCAGCAGCCTCATCATCTTTTTCTTCGTCGTCTTCTTCCCCACTTGTGACTGAATCTCAGAGCCAGTTGCTCACAGATCATCCCTCTTCgtcttccttctcttcctctaaCACATCGGACATGCACCCCTCTCCTTTATCTCTCTCCCACCCTTCCTCCTCGTCACAGCCAATGGTCCAGGCAGAGGTGACCCCTGCTGAACCTGAGCCCGCCCCTAAGGAAAACCCTGGCTTCCTACTGGACAGCCCGACGGCATCCACTGGTCCATCATCACAGTTTGACCAGCCCACTTCCCATTCTGAGGAACAGTCGCCTCTTCCTTGCATCCTCTGA